AGTTGCTCAGTTGGTTGGAATCGTATCCTCAAGAACGACATATGACTGTAAAGGTCCATAATAGTTACTCCAAGCGTTATGCATTGCAAACCGGCGTTCCGCAAGGCAGTACACTCTCGCCGCTCCTTCTCCTTCCGTACACTGCTGACCTCCCCAACTACGTGAAAACCCATTCTGACATGAAAGTTCAAATGTTCGCAGACGACACGAcatcaaaatatatttttgtatCGACCTAATGAGCAAACTTTCGCCCACAACACATTTTCCCTAGCAATCCAGAGAATTGTATCATGGTCAAGAAAATGGGATCTACCtttaaatctttccaaaacagTAGCGTTGCATTTCGGAGAGGCTCCTCAGATTTCCTACTTTTGCAATTTAACAACTATTCAATATCAAAAGCAAGTTCGAGACCCTGGGGTAACAACTAATAAATCGTTCGACTTCTCCACTCATTTTGAGTTTGTCACCAAAAAAGCGCTGTCgtctatttttataaaaatgagGAGCGTTCACGTCAAAGACCCTGATTTACTaatatttctttacaaaaCTCACGTTTTGCCAAATCTAGAATACGCAACGCCAGTCTGGAGTCCATTCTTGAAAAAGGATATCAAAAAGTTAGTGAAagtacaacaaattttcactAGGCTGGTTTATTATAGATGCTTTCCTGATCCGAGTTACCCTGACACACTTCCTTCCTATGAAATTCCATTTAACGCGCTGAAATTAAAGACGATTTAGTTTTGGGTTTTCGAATTTTACGAATGGAAGTTAAGCTAAAGGCAAGTAAGTATTGGATTTTCCGACCAACAAGCGGGAGTACAGGAAGCTTCAATTTGCACTACTCTGAATTCAGACGAAAACTCTTCTCAACTATAtttaactcctttttctgcagaGTTGCGCGTTGGATTAATCTACTTCTAGCTAAAGTTATGTTTCGTCCAAActcgaagatattcaaaagCAGGCTAtccaaattaaaggcatcactccacgaatctaaggtggtacggatttcaggtggaatattcgtatacgggatagtagaatatggagagggggtgattccgtccatttcttcctaattgccgtaaaaaacggcccggaagatacggttttgggcgttctggcgcactattttctacaaggagtacgactggagcgcgccagccttgtgcggctcCGAATCTTCcaaaccgttttttacggcaattaggaagaaatggacaaaatcaccctcctctccataatttactatcccatAATCTACCTACCTATTCTAGGTATGAGGGAGGCCTAAAATCTCATTGTTTCAGAGACGTGGAGCAAGTCCCTCCTCTAACAAGCGACCACAATAAGCATTGGGTTGATATGTGTTTTAGCTTACAGTTTtggttcctctttttctgttgttcattATGACACTAGCTAGCTGGAATTCTGCCTTGATATGCTCCTTTCAAATTCGTCCCTACAATTGGCCCTTATTCTCTCCTAaagccgttcaaggatagcaaagttggtgagtccttgcgcttgaggtccccccacccgttcgcccagggtccctgacggagtcctccgttcgaggttaagttggtcacccaaaccctggtatccgtttatctaccgtagcgttctAGGCGTTCTGggtgggaaaaggatctcgcgtgaggatttctcaccttctgtagcaggagaatgacctgcaaACCTATCACTCCTTATGCTTCAaagggccagtcttgttgACCTTTATGCGGAAATCGATGTGGTACGgtggcggatgacacgtggaaagtATCAACATCCGACACCGCCGTCTAAAGTGGCTACGCAAAGTCGCTTCTTCGGTTCATTACAAAGAATCCAGCAGACCGCCTTGCTCAACATGCTCTGAGCATTCTTTTggattcaagctggaagaggcctCCTGACCGCAACTGGAGGTTCTGTTTTGAGGTgttgaaagaggacctgaggacgcACGGCGTGGAAAGGTAGTTCTGATGAGACGTAAGGTTCTGCAGGAGATGGAGTAGCGACAATTTAATTGGTTCTGTGTATGCTCTTGCTGAAGATCGGGTATGTTGGACAAAACTATGCTCAAGGGACACACATTTCAGCGAAGATCCAGGAATTCGCATCAGACGACAACACCAACCTACCGATTAAGTCaactaaattatttttctttaactcGTTAAGTAGTTGGTCTATGTTACATGGATATTCTGAACACAAATTCATTGCACGACCGCTCAGGTATCCTCTACTGTACTGTCGGAGACTCCTGAGAATGTCTGCATTCATTTTGGACCCGAAAAAAGGGCGCTATCCCTGGAGAAACAGTGAGAATGGACACGATCTCAGTAGAGCGAAAAGTCGATAGTTTGACGAAACCGTCTACATAAGCAGAGTTCTTTgatctcatttctttctcgcGCTGTGGTTCGCGTTATTGGCGCTTAGGATATTCGCGCCTTAATGAGCTTGTTTCATTTGTTACTTTTTGTCTAgttgtagttttctttttgttacaCCGCGCATCGGTATGCACTATTTCTTCAAACAACTGGTAGAATCCGTCCGAGGTActaggataaggataaaggataaagtttctggcgttaatcaatccgcttgggatgcgcccccacgttcacttcaattcataatCGCTCAAGGTTCACGAATctgtaactggcttatacaatgacttgcggtggctagccgatgtgtcaagtcagtgtttttatcctcccagacaagtgtggtgCCAATTTACTAACCTCGAGgggatgaaagccttggtgaACACAAGGGCGGATTCCAACCTCTGACCGATAgtgcaagaagcggaacttctaaccgctatactacacccgccctaggTGAAAGAATCCAGGTGCTAGAATCACTTAAATCACATGGTGAAGGAGAATGATGGATGATCTGCTATCTGTTCAAAACTCAGAGGTCGCAGCGTGACTCTGACATTCTGTGCACAATCATTGAGGGTTTCTTATGTTTGCGAAAAGGATGACAATGGTTAGGTAGCTTTTAATAGGGTGCgagacaagaggtacccgtgaaaagccgctgaccgctcctgtcctcccttcagcaccgcgctcctccgcgtaattacgtctgccgctccaccagcttgACATCCTCCaagaccgcctgagatcacctacactcCGCTTCCCTATTGCCCTCTGAACAACGctgcgacgaagcggtggatagtgcaaattttgaagggagggagagtgaaaaacgaattgccgcagcgaattctgatgcacggatatagtaaactaaacgaatattattgggaataaaagacgACATAACTTTACAAAAGTaaagattatctcaaaaagatgctccagggaaaagaataacatgaatatattttcacacatcttaTAATTCAACACTTTTCATGCCCagtcttctatataaactagcagtgcataagtatgtgtttgtcacgatgcgattcaacgaattcgtgttcaactttcagcTGCGGCAGCTATGATAACAACAACTTTATGctcttattactttgtatacattctttaaactgctttctacattttaccttttcaaaattttacatagatataatgtttatatagagcgcatgtcaaatatttgaatactTGCTCGTACGTTTTGtatagttttatataataaaactttgtatggttctttaAACTTCTTtaaacagcgttttatcgctccaTTTCTCTCTactctctgcataaaatcaatatgacagtttaggtgtattagtggcgaacagaggcCTTTGCATCTTCGAGATACCTTACCTACCTACCTTTAGGTACTGTGTacgtctgcgaggcattattcgcgccttgttaatcgttggatgccagttttacccaactggaaaagcaaaaaaaattcttagaaagcaaagaataaagtaaagaagatagcataacaccgatcagttggacattttttgaaacatcttttgcattcccagagatggatgagtgttttccacctaacaagtcgaaacaggataatttcattttcacccgcatttctaaatggcataccacttatacaaacctattcCATTCTTTATTCCTTAACTATTAACTtgcaagcacactttatgtagaccttcgaacaacatttAATATCAGatactttccttttcgttcgattttaaaagcgcatcataagagctgtagacgcggcgaaaaaattcgtcgtaagagcggtagacacggcgaaatgggaggggagggtggcgtgggcggcgcgtcttgaagacgtagcacaagaggagcaatcaggctactgtagcgattatgacggtataaGGAGACGCGctgtgcaattaacgacgctcattagccccctggatacgcggcggcacatcatacgggtacctcttgaccgttcctcCAGGATACCGCATTGATACCTGTGAGAGAGTTAGAAATACCATCCTTTTTGTTTAGATACATAAAAGTACGACTGCGATTTTCCTGCTACTTTCTTTCCAGCGAGCTCAAAATATTTGTGCTTCCGTCTCTACACACTGGTTGAGCGGGGTGAGTCAGTAGACAAGCAGGCCGAACTGTTGGTTGTTGGTGTTGCACCTGTGATTTCCATGCAGAAGGCCATCTTGTTGGCTGATGTGAATAGATACTACTGATATCTAAAGTCTGTTTATACTCTGATAACTCCACACCTCTCAGATGCCTCGCTTTTCTTCAGTTATTCAACAAGAGCAACGTTTTGAAGCATAAGTGGTTGGTTATCTATCTAATTCTGCTAAGAGTGCCGTATAATGCAGCATcacgacaatttttttatgcAGGAAGAAACATTAGCACAATCCATTTCAATGGAAACGCCGAATATTTGATAATGGAACACATTAAATCATCAATGATCAATGGAGAGGAGGAGCTGGGAGATGGGAACTATTCAACGCCTTGTGAACGCTGCATTTTCAAAGTCAGTAGCCAGTATGAAAGTGATTCTGCTGATTTCACTCCTTTTTGTTATCGATGTATTCTCGCTCAACAAAGCTTGGATTGCCGACAATTCTGGAACCAACGTAATCGGCAAGTTCAAATACTTACAACTATTAGTCGCCTAACGATCAAACTAGAATTAAGAGGAGGTTCTGAAGTAAAATCGTAAACTCCAAAGAAACACTTTCTATCATAGTACTTTCCTCCATATTAATAAAGGAATGATTTCATAGGAGACGAAACAGTTCTGGGAAGTAAggaagtaaagaagaatgttggcatgaaaaaacataaatttcctttccttcctgTTGTAGGTGAGAAATTTTGgcattaattttctttattctgtTGACTGCATGGTTTAATGTTACTCAAAATTTCAGTAGCCGCTGCGCTCATTGGTGGTAAGACCTCGATCTCTTgtcaaaatttgtttattagtGAGTTCGAcgttattgaattttttcggTGCTTTTTTAGGGTTTGTAGCGGAAGCCGTGAAAGGTTAAAGTTTGGGTTAAAATGAAACACTGTTGTGTGAGAGGACATGAATAAAGTAATTGGACAATAAAGATTTTCTTATCTACTTTGGTTTACCATCGATTGTTGTCCCGTTTTTGTAAAAACAGGAGTCCGGATAGGCTTGGCTACTAAATTGCTTAAATCGCATAAAAAATTAGTCCTTCATTgctgtattctttttttttgtgttttcactgttttcaCTGAGTTTTTGTCTTATGGTTGTCACATTTTTTTACGTGATCAAGCGCAATAGGTAAACAAACAACTAAATGAACAATAACACCACTTGGAATTTGAGGGCAGTTACTCTCACGACCTCCTCCTCTCACTGAATTTCATGTGGCTCGAGTAGAAATAGTAGCTGCACAGTGGCTATCATTATCGATGAATAACTAGCTAAGCATCAAGTTACAGCTTTCCTCTACTCTTGagaggagagaaaagagaagccAGAGAGTGTTTCATGGTGGATTCTTGTCTTGTCTTGTAATTCTCATTAAATGCAGCAAAAACGCGGGAAGCTGAAATCAAGGAACAAGAGGAGCAGTCTATTCGACAAACTGACTCGTTACGCAGTTGAGGGTAATGAAATCCACCttatgttttcattttattactcTGGTGGGTGTGAAAAGTTGCGGTGTCAGGTGAATTGAGACATCATGCTCCCAGAGCCTCATATAGCTATATTTTAAAGGGTATTGTGGGATTTCGCTGCCATCCTTGCAAACTGAGCACCTCTCGAATCCTATCTTCAAGTAAAAAGAAGGGAGGTTTGAGAACTGAGGCGAACACTATCCTAACCATCTAGTGGACTTCAACCTAGTTTTTCTTACTCTTCAATTATTCTGAGAGATTTCCTTCCTGACTCATTTGCACTtcagatccttctatccatcATCTCACACTACTTTCACGACAGCAAATTCCAAAAGGTAAAACTAATAGcacttctttttattcaccGATCACAAATCCACCATCTCAGGGGAGTGAGAAAAACTGCATAATACCATGCATGCACGAATATGTAGTCTGAGCAAACTTCTATCACTTCAGCAGTCcacttttcactctttttttcatctgtcttttatttttgttccagaaaagaacgaaaaggttTCGTGAAGTTACCTCATAGGACGCTGAACGAAAACACGTGTAGCCTAATATCGATCGGTTTTCGACAGCTTGTgcttcttttcacattttctgcaCAGGAATTCCCAGCATACGTCAAATGTTTCCAATTCAGTTGAACACTTCCGAGGAGAAGCTTCAAAcattcattttgctgggaaaaaattccctcagctttttttttgtttcttggaaatatttcaaatatgtaACGCAGTAGTCTCCAAGCCGAGACCACTGCGTTACTTATTTGAAACACTATTGTGCCAGACACAAggacaagaaagaaaaggggtcactagaatttcgctaGAACTTTGTAGGTTTATAGGCAAAGTTGACTTTTTTGCACTATCATGTGGTGAGTTAACAGGTCAGTCTCCCGTTACAGAAGCTGAGAAATCGTCAAGCGGATTCTTTTCCTCAACTCCAGAACGCTATAGTTCAACAACGGTTACCAACTTAACGCAGGACAAATAAGCATTTCTGGCGGCGGGGCTACGCGGACTCAAGTTGGACGGCTTAGCAAGTTTTGGTAACACTGAACACCTAACCATCGTTAGGAAAGAACAAAGAGCAGGGAAACTTGAATAAAaagcattttaaaaatgtggaaTTCAGACTAAATtgttaaaaaaggataaaaatgaggaaaaactccggatcaaaaataaaacacggATAAACCCATGCTTAGTGATGTTAATGGGAAAATATCTCGCTCATAGTCTCTGAAACAATGAAAGGCATATCATATCTAGCCTATCTTCATAGTTTCGCCTCACTACGGAGCACCAGTAGCTCTctagcttttttctttgacacaACTTTTCATAAATAAGAATTACAGttttttgaaggcagcatacgaTTAACGTGGTATACATTACTTAAAGAAAGCCTctatacggtgtcgtagattgcggaaggCCATGTGCTTGCCGAGATGAGAACTCTCAAACTTCTTTTCGACTACGCTCTGAGGAAGAACATTCCTATGTCAGATATCGAAAACCTAGAACTGTTTGGGAGGTCGCGTTTGACTCTGATCACcgttcagttcttctcagcctcAAGGTACATTTCCACAAGAGGAACCGTGGAGCTCCTCTTCAACTGAAAATTGACATTGCAAGTTGCGTCACCAGCTGCAGAAAGACGGTGAAGACGAATGGGCATCAAGAGCAAGGGAGTTTGAAAAgccgtgggaggacaagaactcgTGGAAAGTCTATGCTTTCTTGATAGtccaatttaagcaacagccaagattgttaacaaactttattacggctaaagTTTCgacgtcgtcgccttcgtcagtctggaaagtcagatcatttgtgatatcctctcaaatgcttcATCCAGATCAAAccatcattccctaagatgctacatccaaaaccgaaaccaaaagagtcgaaatcgttgtgcttacctTAGGTAGCCACGTTTCCGTGATATTAGTggacctccgcgtgataaaatcgctccgctaatactaaatAGGATGAGACCCGCATATGACTCCGTAGATcgaaacccgcaaaggtctcgatacagagccagcgcgttggtcacggctatgcattcttcctttctgttcatttttggacttttagcgtTTATCCAAAATGCCTTCAAAGTTCTGctagctataatttcgggttcgtacgttAGGATagtggcagctatgcagaaaggagcattttcatgacattttctgtggTGGGTTCCGAGAGTGGTTGctgcgtttgaatgtttcatcccatctagACATCCTTTAATACGGACACAAAGATGTCAGCAAGGAACCACCGACAAAGTCGGAtgttctggtctgtattcaaaagatgaagaatggaagatctggtggagacgatggaatcagcgcagaaatgctgaaatctatTCCTCCACCTGGGATTCGTAAACTAGTGAAGATTGTAAGTTCAATATAGATCGGCGATAGAATATCTGACTCGAGGTGAGATGCCATCATAACATTCCGCATGAAGTATTATTCATCACGGACCCCAGAAACTATTGATGAATCTCATTGTTACGTGTTATGTATAAGGTCTCGGAGCGAATCATCCTGGACCGGCCTATCAAACACTGCGAAGAAGCACGCACGATGAggaagctggctttcgtcctggtcgATCTACGATGatcaggtgttcatcgttaagacagtgatcgaaatctggaagcggtattcgaagcaaATGCAATTAGCCTTCCtagactttgaagccgctttcgaatCTCCTTATCGAGGCTGTCCTCACAACATGCTTCGCGCAGATGGAGTACCAGGCAAGTTTGTTCGCTTGTTTGATAACATAAAATGTTTGACataaatcaacgaacaactgatgcagttcgaacatcaatcggatgtacaacaccgattGAAGTGGTAACGGGAATAAGACAAGGCGCagcccttcctgttcaacttcgttatcgacaacatgcgaagaacagtcgctCAGTATCCTGCAGACACCGCTTTAGCACCATTAGGGTGCACTTTAGCCGATCTCGAGTTCGTCTCAACGGTGTTGTTATAGTCGCAGAAAGCTGTGCGAAAATTCAACATGTTGACAACTTTGTATCAAAGCTAGCTGCAGCCTAAGGACTACTTCTACGCCCCAATgagtgcaagcagatgtggatcgaACTCTTGGATGAGTTCTTTTATTTGGcttgtatgctgaagaacgaTTGAGATTCAGCAGAAATTCGCTAAAACCACATCTCCATTAACCTCCTTAACAGAATGCCTGTgatcgacccccatcaccaacgaactGAAGCTCTGAATCTAGCTATCCTCAATTCGTCCCATGATGTCGGGTGAAGCTAGAAGAAGCCATCCGGCCACAACAGGAAGTTCTTGTCAGAGGTGAGAGGATTTGAGGAAACTCGGTGTGGAAAGGCAGCTCTGGCGAGACGTAAGacttcgcaggatatggaatagccaCGAGTGGTTGTTTCGAAGCTCTCGCAGGAGATCGAGAAAGGTGGGCatttcaaggacgacacacctcggGGAAGAaacgggtaatcgcgtcaggcgatcaCATCAACCCGCCAATTAATTCTGGTAAGCCAGGAAACGCGTAGGGAAATAGGAGATACTCAATCAGTGAATAATCTTTAAAATCAAGGGGTTTTCCAGCAGAGAAGTATGCTCGCTGAATGAAGCGACCACAACGAAATTGCCAACTTCGAAGGCATGATGTGGTAGGAAAAAGGAGCAGCCGGGGTAATTCGAAAGGAATTCCAGAGGGGATGgcgagaaaaatgaagaagaacacAAGGAGGATAGTGTTATGAAGATCAAGGATAAGGAGAGGAAAATCGTAGCGATAAGGGAACATGCAAAACTTCAACTAACCTCTCCATCTAAACCAGTAAGAATCAAGTCCTAAAGGTAGGAGTTTTGAACTTTTGTAAGATCACTGATTAAGTTACTTTTCTCTAGTGCATCAATCCTGGACGGAAAACTATCACCACACTCTCAATAAGAAACTTTGGTTAAAAGTTCCTCATTGTGATTTCCAGTAAGACGGAGGAATTGTGATTTCCAGTAAGACGGCGATGCATAAAGACGATTCGATGTGATTATCGAATTCGGTACGAATTCTTGCTGGGCAGCAAGCAAAAACatttattaaatattgaaATACAAGTATATGTTCACGTTTAAAGAGTATGTATCAACTGATGTTTAAacgtgaaacaaaaaaatcaataaataatgcTTTGGAGACCGGCCAAAAACTTGCTCCTTCCATATTAGATCCCATCATTCTTCCAGAGCTTCTTCTAGAGCAAGCGTCTGGGCGGTGGGACCCCCGTTCAGCTCCCCAATATAGCTGAAAATCATAATCTGATTGCGCTACAAAGATACTCCGGAAGTGACTTGCAATCGACCGAGATCAATTGAGGACTGATCTGCTTTCGCTAATAACATTTTGTGATTTTGCTGCATGAATCAGCAACTTTAAATTGGGCTGTATCATCTTATCGGGAGTACAAATGCCAGGAAGTtctttagaaaatagaaagacgTTCAAAGGCAGTTGGTTAGTGATATATTCTGCTGATAAATGATGTCTGAGTGCTGgtgtagtcaggtcaaaacaatatgaagcgcggtgcagttgcgcagtTGTCTGTGCTAGAAGCGGTGCCACCGACTGGGATCgtcgtgggaccatcgcgaactgctgCGCAGAGTGGTCCGATATCTCGTTGATCTCAACCGCTTCGCTCCACCTCGCCACCTCGAGGCTAAGTAGCAATGAATGTACTTATGGTCCCGTTGTAATTATCAttgcaatgttttcttctcttcaaatgTCTGTGTTATCTTTGCATatgttgatttttgaaaacctCTGGTTAAACGTATGATTAAACGTATTTATTCTTAATGGTGCTTCGTTAGAAGTGGGTGTATGTGTCTTGATTAATGTCTGCTAAAATTAGCCAAACCTAGCAGGAATGGAGTTGAtgttttcggattttttcgcagaaaattTGCTTACAGTAATTGCGTGAAGAGGAGATGAGATAACTAAGCCTACCAAAAGGCTTAGAAGTACGGTGACTCtgctttttctggaatattccaaAACGATTtctgcacattttttaaactacgAACCACGTAAGTAGCGTCGATCAACTTAATTCTTTAGGTATTTTTGCTTTGA
This window of the Necator americanus strain Aroian chromosome III, whole genome shotgun sequence genome carries:
- a CDS encoding hypothetical protein (NECATOR_CHRIII.G11902.T2), translating into MGTIQRLVNAAFSKSVASMKVILLISLLFVIDVFSLNKAWIADNSGTNVIGDETVLGSKEVKKNVGMKKHKFPFLPVVVAAALIGGFVAEAVKDPSIHHLTLLSRQQIPKEAEKSSSGFFSSTPERYSSTTVTNLTQDK
- a CDS encoding hypothetical protein (NECATOR_CHRIII.G11902.T1) produces the protein MKVILLISLLFVIDVFSLNKAWIADNSGTNVIGDETVLGSKEVKKNVGMKKHKFPFLPVVVAAALIGGFVAEAVKG
- a CDS encoding hypothetical protein (NECATOR_CHRIII.G11903.T1) encodes the protein MKNGRSGGDDGISAEMLKSIPPPGIRKLVKITVIEIWKRYSKQMQLAFLDFEAAFESPYRGCPHNMLRADGVPGKGDGEKNEEEHKEDSVMKIKDKERKIVAIREHAKLQLTSPSKPVRIKS